The sequence GCCCCACGTTGTCCACAGCGTACTTTTCCATATAGGACGTTTCCCTTGGGAAGTCTCTCGCAGATTTTGTTCGCCTGTGCCTTGACTTCGCTTGGCTTATTAAGGTTCTTGAGGCGTTTGGGCGCTTTCCACCAGCTGTGCGAATCAAGGTATGAATATGGGTCGATTGCGGTTCGATTGCCATCTTCGGTAGACACCGAGAATTGAACGTCGCAGATTTGATGACCCCATCCATGAAACATAATCCATGGTCTGAGGTAGGGGTTTGAGTTGCCTATGACTTGTCTGTAAAACGGTCCAGTGACCATGAAAGTTATGGCAAACAAAAAGATGAGGAATCGCCAATTTACGCGTGTAAAAATGCTTTCAGATTTGTTATCGCTAGACATCGCCTTGAAGCGTTCTTTCCTTTGTTCATTGCTCTTTTTAGTTGCCATATCACCGTCTATTCCAGTCTTTATATAGATCTGATTTCCATAAATACTTGCGTAAGTGAATCTTGACGTCCTGATCTATAAAAATACCCTCCTCTTTTAATAAATCTATTTGGACCCAGTCAGTCCACGTACAAGACATTCCTGTTGGACTCCTGTTTGCCATGGGATCCCAGCGAAAATGGGTGGTTTGAATAAACCTTTGCCTAAGGTTTTCAGATGCTTTTTTTTTTGTGCCTGATTCGTGCGAAGGAACTAGTTGGTGAATAATGATCCCGTATCGCTTCTAGGAAATCATAAATAAACTCATCAGGGCAATTCAGTTCATTTTGTAATCGTTCTATCTCCTCATGAACTAATTCATAAGAACGACTTATTGGGCCTTCTTTTTGATGCTCTGATGGATTCCAGTCTGATGGCATATCTGCGGTTTGAATAGAGTTTGGATATACCCTCGATCGCAGGGGACTTCTGTTTTTTCTATCTTGGCCTATTTTTATTGCAGTTGCAGTTGCAGTTGCTTTTGGGCCATCTCTTTTAGGGGCCCTTGGGGGAGCTCATTGAGAAGATTTGACAGGGTTGCAAGGCTATGGGAAGTGGCTATACAACTGAGGGCAAGGATTGCTGCACGAGCTGTTGCTTCTGATCCGTTCTTAGCAATTTCTGCAATTTGTGAGTTGACGGCGGTACTATTGCGTCGTTGTAAAACCCTAATGGTTGATAACACAACTGGATCGCGAAAATCTTTTAATGGTTTCTGAATAAGATCAAGAAGAAGATCATCACTGAGTTGATGAACTTTGAATTTGAGTAATTCCAAGCCTGCCAAGAGAAGGGGTTGGGATTTTTCGCTTAAGACATTTCTAAGGAGCATGATTGGAAGCTCACCTCCCCAGCAGGTAAGTGCTTGCAGAACTGGCAGCTTGAGTTGCTTCTCTTCTTTGAGTAGCTTTAGCAACCAAGTTTTTGCCTCAGTTTGATGACAAAGTCCTGCTGCACTAATTAACTCTGGCTGAGCCCCTGCTTTTTTGATTAGCAACTCTAAAACTGGCCAACCTTTATTGCTTAGTAATCCGAGTTGCTCAGTGATCGCAAAGCGAAGGTCTGCCTGAAGATTGAGTGAATAAACCTTACCCAACCAGCAAGGCTCGAGGGGAACCCTGCGGGATTGGTTGAGTTTTTCCCAGATTGAGTCTTCATGGAACGCCATAGATAGTCCTTTGGCCTTAGCGTGCACCAAGTTCTGCTGCTAGTTCTCGTTCCAGCTTTTCATCATGAACTGTTGGCAGGACATTAGACATCTTGGTGCGATGTGTGCTGTAGAAAAGCATGCCTATAAAAACCATTCCGCCAATAATGTTGCCAACAGTAACTGGCAGGAAATTCCAAAAAATAACCTTAATGAAGGGCACTCCAGAGCCAAGCAGAGGTCCTGCTGTATGCAAAAACATGTTTACAACAATGTGCTCCATGCCCATTGTTTGGAATGCAGTAATTGGTAGCCAACAAGCAAGAAGTTTTCCTGGAACACTTTTACTTACTAGAGCCATTGTGACTCCAAGACATACGAGCCAGTTAGCAATAACACC comes from Prochlorococcus sp. MIT 1307 and encodes:
- a CDS encoding HEAT repeat domain-containing protein gives rise to the protein MHAKAKGLSMAFHEDSIWEKLNQSRRVPLEPCWLGKVYSLNLQADLRFAITEQLGLLSNKGWPVLELLIKKAGAQPELISAAGLCHQTEAKTWLLKLLKEEKQLKLPVLQALTCWGGELPIMLLRNVLSEKSQPLLLAGLELLKFKVHQLSDDLLLDLIQKPLKDFRDPVVLSTIRVLQRRNSTAVNSQIAEIAKNGSEATARAAILALSCIATSHSLATLSNLLNELPQGPLKEMAQKQLQLQLQ